A window from Staphylococcus succinus encodes these proteins:
- the tpx gene encoding thiol peroxidase yields the protein MAQITFKQEPVTLLGSQVKEGETAPDFTVLDNDLNQVNLSTYDGQKKLISVVPSIDTGVCDQQTRKFNEEAAQEEGVVLTVSADLPFAQKRWCASNGLDNVITLSDHKDLSFGGNYGVVMEELRLLARSVFVLDKNNKVVYTEIVSEGTDFPDFEAALEAYRNI from the coding sequence ATGGCGCAAATTACATTTAAACAAGAACCAGTTACATTATTAGGATCGCAAGTAAAAGAAGGAGAAACAGCTCCAGATTTTACAGTGTTAGACAATGATTTAAATCAAGTTAATTTATCAACTTATGATGGTCAAAAGAAATTAATTAGTGTTGTGCCATCTATAGATACAGGTGTATGTGATCAACAAACACGTAAATTTAACGAAGAAGCAGCACAAGAAGAAGGTGTTGTATTAACTGTTTCTGCTGACTTACCATTTGCACAAAAAAGATGGTGTGCATCAAATGGTTTAGACAACGTAATCACTTTAAGTGACCACAAAGACCTTTCATTTGGAGGCAATTACGGTGTGGTTATGGAAGAATTACGTTTATTAGCACGTTCAGTGTTTGTTTTAGATAAAAATAATAAAGTAGTTTATACTGAAATTGTTTCAGAAGGAACTGATTTCCCAGATTTTGAAGCTGCTTTAGAAGCTTATCGCAATATTTAA
- a CDS encoding class I SAM-dependent methyltransferase encodes MTQEETVMEKLFKTLDEKAKALNEDNGQSFIENLGLAMEHVYTSERDLLEQATLQDRRKAFQFSYLSLLQQEEIQANHQITPDSIGLILGFLVKRFLKDKEELHIADMASGAGHLSASVHEVLSEQKIMHHLVEVDPVLSRVSVHLANFLEIPFDVYPQDAIMPLPFEDAEVVVGDLPIGYYPVDERSQQMALGFEEGHSFSHFLLIEQAVTALKKSGYAFLVVPSNIFEGSNVKQLQNFIATETEMQAFLNLPSTLFKNEKARKSILVLQKKETNVTKPVEVLLANIPDFKSPQQFQGFLQDLNTWMDQNHPQN; translated from the coding sequence ATGACACAAGAAGAAACAGTAATGGAGAAGTTATTTAAAACACTCGATGAAAAAGCAAAAGCTTTAAATGAAGATAATGGACAAAGTTTTATTGAAAACTTAGGTTTAGCAATGGAGCATGTTTATACAAGTGAAAGAGATTTGCTAGAACAAGCTACACTACAAGATAGAAGAAAAGCATTTCAATTTTCCTACTTAAGTTTACTACAACAAGAAGAAATTCAAGCCAATCATCAAATTACACCAGATTCAATCGGTTTAATTTTAGGGTTTCTTGTAAAACGTTTCTTGAAAGATAAAGAAGAGTTGCATATTGCTGATATGGCTAGTGGTGCAGGACACCTTAGTGCCTCAGTACACGAAGTACTATCAGAACAAAAGATTATGCATCATCTCGTAGAGGTAGATCCAGTACTTTCAAGAGTAAGTGTTCATTTAGCTAACTTTTTAGAAATACCTTTTGATGTTTACCCTCAAGATGCAATTATGCCATTACCTTTTGAAGATGCAGAGGTAGTAGTTGGTGATTTGCCAATTGGTTATTACCCAGTTGATGAAAGAAGTCAACAAATGGCATTAGGTTTTGAAGAAGGGCATAGTTTTTCACACTTTTTATTGATTGAACAAGCTGTTACAGCATTGAAAAAATCTGGTTATGCATTCTTAGTGGTACCTAGTAACATATTTGAAGGTTCAAATGTGAAACAGTTACAAAATTTCATTGCTACAGAAACAGAAATGCAGGCATTTTTAAATTTACCTTCTACACTTTTCAAAAATGAAAAAGCGCGTAAATCAATACTAGTATTACAGAAAAAAGAAACTAATGTAACTAAGCCAGTTGAAGTATTATTGGCAAATATTCCAGATTTCAAAAGTCCGCAACAATTCCAAGGTTTTTTACAAGATTTAAATACATGGATGGATCAAAATCATCCACAAAATTAA
- a CDS encoding acetate kinase has protein sequence MSKLILAINAGSSSLKFQLIEMPEEKIVTKGLIERIGLKDSIFTIDVNGEKNTEINDIANHEDAVNIMLESFKNHGIIESIYDIDGTGHRVVHGGELFPNSVFVTDEVEKQIESLSELAPLHNPANLMGIRAFRKLLPDIPHVAVFDTSFHQTMPEKSFLYSLPYQYYEEYGIRKYGFHGTSHKYVSQRAAEILGKPVEELRIISCHIGNGASIAAIDGGESVDTSMGFTPLAGVTMGTRSGNIDPALIPFIMEKTGKNAEEVLNTLNKESGLLGISGTSSDLRDIIEEAKEGKERAQLAVDVFASRIHKYIGSYATRMHGVDVIVFTAGVGENSDPVRAKVLEGLEFMGVYWDAKKNESIHGEEGFINYPHSPVKVIVIPTNEEVMIARDVVDFGNVK, from the coding sequence ATGTCAAAATTAATTTTGGCCATTAACGCTGGTAGTTCATCTTTGAAATTTCAACTTATTGAAATGCCGGAAGAGAAAATTGTTACTAAAGGACTAATTGAACGAATTGGATTGAAGGATTCTATTTTCACTATTGACGTAAATGGAGAGAAAAACACTGAAATAAATGATATTGCAAATCATGAAGATGCTGTAAATATTATGCTTGAAAGCTTTAAAAATCATGGGATTATTGAAAGTATTTATGACATTGATGGTACGGGTCATCGTGTTGTTCATGGTGGAGAATTATTCCCTAACTCTGTTTTTGTTACTGATGAAGTTGAAAAACAAATTGAATCATTAAGCGAGTTGGCTCCATTACACAACCCAGCAAACTTAATGGGTATTCGTGCATTCCGTAAACTATTACCAGATATTCCACATGTGGCTGTCTTTGATACTTCTTTCCATCAAACGATGCCTGAGAAATCTTTCTTATATAGTTTACCTTACCAATATTATGAAGAGTATGGCATTCGTAAATATGGTTTCCATGGTACAAGTCATAAGTATGTGTCACAACGTGCGGCTGAAATCTTAGGTAAACCAGTAGAAGAATTACGTATAATTTCTTGCCATATTGGTAATGGTGCATCTATAGCAGCTATTGATGGCGGGGAATCTGTAGATACTTCTATGGGATTCACACCATTGGCAGGTGTAACAATGGGCACACGTTCAGGTAATATTGACCCTGCATTAATTCCATTTATCATGGAAAAAACAGGTAAAAACGCTGAAGAAGTACTCAATACTTTAAATAAAGAGTCTGGTTTATTAGGTATTTCAGGTACTTCAAGTGATTTAAGAGATATAATCGAAGAAGCTAAAGAAGGTAAAGAAAGAGCGCAATTAGCAGTCGATGTCTTTGCATCTCGTATTCATAAATATATTGGTTCTTATGCTACACGTATGCATGGTGTGGATGTTATTGTCTTCACTGCTGGTGTTGGGGAAAACTCTGATCCGGTAAGAGCAAAAGTACTTGAAGGTTTAGAATTTATGGGTGTTTATTGGGACGCTAAGAAAAATGAATCAATCCATGGCGAGGAAGGCTTTATTAACTATCCTCATTCACCAGTCAAAGTTATTGTAATACCTACGAATGAAGAAGTGATGATAGCACGCGATGTTGTAGATTTTGGAAACGTAAAATAA
- a CDS encoding esterase-like activity of phytase family protein: MNLCNKSLIIGLIAFSVSPLTLHANNALAQNQSISHNVDHMKLIDTKTIPYNQTYKETTIGGLSGITYNPQNNKWLVISDDRSEQNPARFYEAKLNYNNDTFNNVKFTKVHTLKQPDGSTYPNKAQYKEEQTGQVVDAESIRIDPLHNQIMYTSEGDRSLALNPFIRLATTNGNYLTDIPINNTIKMDHHAKKGFRNNFALEGSTFSNNGQTLWTSMEGPLIQDDALPTPESGALSRITQYDRQGNTLSEFAYPLDAVPEKPGKGRPADNGISEMLAINDHEFLTLERASVQSDDGSYKNFVRIYKINTNKGTDIKNKASLKHANVKPLKKELIANLNHHDIEKVDNIEGMTFGKKLPNGNDSLVLVVDNNFNKTQKTELLAFEVVPEKN; the protein is encoded by the coding sequence ATGAATTTATGTAATAAATCATTGATTATTGGTTTGATAGCATTTTCAGTCTCACCTTTAACTTTACATGCTAATAATGCTTTGGCACAAAACCAATCTATATCGCATAATGTAGATCATATGAAACTCATAGATACTAAAACGATACCCTACAATCAAACCTATAAAGAAACTACAATTGGCGGGCTATCAGGTATTACATATAATCCACAAAATAATAAGTGGCTAGTAATTAGCGATGATCGATCAGAACAAAATCCTGCTCGATTTTATGAAGCGAAATTGAATTATAATAATGACACATTTAACAATGTCAAATTCACTAAAGTTCATACACTTAAACAACCAGATGGCAGTACCTACCCAAATAAAGCACAATATAAAGAGGAACAAACAGGTCAGGTCGTTGACGCTGAATCGATACGTATCGATCCACTTCACAATCAAATTATGTATACAAGCGAAGGAGATCGTTCTCTTGCATTAAACCCATTTATTAGACTAGCGACAACCAATGGTAACTACTTAACCGACATTCCAATTAATAATACAATTAAAATGGATCATCACGCAAAGAAAGGCTTTCGCAATAACTTCGCATTAGAGGGCAGTACATTTTCAAATAATGGACAAACCCTTTGGACTTCAATGGAGGGACCACTCATACAAGATGACGCACTACCAACACCTGAATCCGGTGCATTATCTAGAATCACCCAATACGATCGCCAAGGCAATACATTATCCGAATTTGCTTACCCACTCGACGCTGTACCAGAGAAGCCTGGCAAAGGCAGACCTGCAGATAATGGAATTTCAGAAATGTTAGCAATAAACGACCATGAATTTTTAACTTTGGAACGTGCAAGTGTTCAATCCGATGATGGTTCCTACAAAAATTTTGTACGTATTTATAAAATAAATACGAATAAAGGCACAGACATAAAAAATAAAGCATCTCTCAAACACGCTAACGTCAAACCACTAAAAAAAGAATTAATTGCTAATTTAAATCATCATGACATTGAAAAAGTAGATAATATCGAAGGTATGACGTTTGGTAAAAAACTTCCAAACGGAAATGATAGTTTAGTATTAGTAGTTGATAATAATTTTAATAAAACGCAAAAAACAGAACTATTAGCTTTCGAAGTGGTACCAGAAAAAAATTAA
- a CDS encoding universal stress protein, with protein MLTYKNILIAVDGSHEAEWAFNKAVDVAKRNEAQLTVVNVIDSRTYSSYEVYDAQFTEKSKNFSEDLLKGYKEVATNSGVKNVETRLEFGSPKAIIPKKLATDVGADLIMCGTSGLNAVERFIVGSVSEAIVRHSPCDVLVVRTEEIPEDFEPQVATDKLRSQYQAH; from the coding sequence ATGCTAACTTATAAAAATATTTTAATAGCAGTAGATGGATCACATGAAGCGGAATGGGCATTTAACAAAGCAGTAGATGTAGCAAAACGTAATGAAGCACAACTAACAGTTGTCAACGTAATTGATTCCAGAACTTATTCTTCATACGAGGTTTACGATGCACAATTCACTGAGAAATCTAAGAATTTCTCTGAAGATTTGTTGAAAGGCTACAAAGAAGTTGCAACAAATTCTGGTGTTAAAAATGTTGAAACACGCTTAGAATTTGGTTCTCCAAAAGCAATTATTCCTAAAAAACTAGCAACAGATGTTGGCGCAGATTTAATTATGTGTGGTACTTCTGGTTTAAATGCAGTAGAAAGATTCATTGTTGGCTCAGTTTCTGAAGCTATTGTACGTCATTCTCCTTGTGATGTATTAGTCGTGCGTACTGAGGAGATTCCAGAAGATTTCGAACCACAAGTAGCGACAGATAAATTAAGATCACAATATCAAGCACATTAA
- the ald gene encoding alanine dehydrogenase produces the protein MIIGIPKEIKNNENRVSLSPSGVHALVEQGHTVIVEKSAGFGSYFEDIDYIDAGAKIVNEPADVWNVDMVMKVKEPLEEEFQFFKEGLILFTYLHLANENKLTQALLDNKVIGIAYETVQLPDRSLPLLTPMSEVAGRMSAQIGAEFLQKYKGGMGILLGGVPGVSKGRVSIIGGGQAGTNAAKIALGLGADVTILDVNPKRLQELEDLFDGRVHTIMSNPLNIEQCVKDSDLVIGAVLIPGAKAPNLVTEDMIKKMRDGAVIVDIAIDQGGIFETTDRISTHDDPIYKKHGVVHYAVANMPGAVPRTSTIALNNATLPYAQQLAGKGYLKALQDNPALLLGLNTIDGQLTNKGVAEALQLPYKDIDSVIK, from the coding sequence ATGATTATTGGTATTCCTAAAGAAATAAAAAATAACGAAAATAGGGTGAGTTTATCACCAAGTGGTGTACATGCATTAGTAGAGCAAGGCCACACAGTAATTGTAGAAAAATCAGCAGGATTTGGTTCATATTTTGAGGACATCGATTACATAGATGCAGGGGCAAAAATAGTAAATGAACCAGCTGACGTATGGAATGTAGATATGGTTATGAAAGTTAAAGAACCGTTAGAAGAAGAATTTCAATTTTTTAAAGAAGGGCTAATTCTTTTTACTTATTTACATCTAGCTAATGAAAATAAATTAACGCAGGCATTATTGGACAATAAAGTGATAGGCATAGCATATGAAACAGTGCAATTACCAGATCGTTCTTTACCATTGTTGACACCAATGAGTGAAGTTGCCGGTCGTATGTCTGCTCAAATTGGTGCTGAGTTTTTACAAAAATATAAAGGTGGCATGGGTATCTTGCTTGGTGGCGTTCCTGGTGTTTCTAAAGGACGTGTATCCATTATCGGTGGAGGTCAAGCTGGAACAAACGCAGCTAAGATTGCATTGGGCCTTGGTGCAGATGTTACTATTTTGGATGTTAATCCAAAACGATTGCAAGAATTAGAAGATTTGTTTGATGGAAGAGTACATACGATTATGTCTAATCCATTAAACATTGAACAATGTGTGAAAGATAGTGATTTAGTTATTGGCGCAGTTTTAATCCCAGGAGCTAAAGCGCCAAATCTTGTTACTGAGGACATGATTAAAAAAATGAGGGACGGTGCAGTAATAGTTGATATTGCAATAGATCAGGGCGGCATCTTTGAAACTACCGACCGTATTTCTACACATGATGATCCAATATATAAAAAACATGGTGTGGTTCATTATGCGGTAGCAAATATGCCAGGTGCAGTACCACGTACATCAACGATAGCATTAAATAATGCCACTTTGCCTTATGCACAACAACTGGCTGGGAAAGGTTATTTAAAGGCTTTACAAGATAACCCAGCGTTATTATTAGGGTTAAATACCATCGATGGGCAATTGACAAATAAAGGCGTTGCTGAAGCGCTACAATTGCCATATAAAGATATTGACTCTGTAATAAAATAA
- a CDS encoding copper homeostasis protein CutC: MIKEAVVETIQQVEYAIAHGADRIELCDNLSVGGTTPSLGMIEIASSLCRLNNVAIAVMIRPRGGDFVYNLYDFEIMQRDIKAIKQLDVDYFVFGCLTEDHVLNEWQMKTLKQLADPKPVVCHMAFDEIHQRGQIKALHQLINMGFSRLLTHGGPSNTNLFDNLNQLGKLVVNSGGNIEIMPGGGLNKDNVEALIAAFPFQEVHGTKIV; this comes from the coding sequence ATGATTAAAGAAGCGGTTGTAGAAACAATTCAACAAGTAGAATATGCTATTGCGCATGGTGCTGATCGCATTGAACTATGTGATAACTTATCAGTTGGAGGTACTACACCTAGTCTTGGGATGATTGAAATTGCATCATCTTTATGTAGATTAAATAACGTTGCAATTGCAGTTATGATTCGTCCACGTGGCGGAGATTTTGTATACAATTTATACGACTTCGAAATCATGCAACGAGATATAAAAGCAATCAAACAACTTGATGTCGATTATTTCGTATTCGGCTGCTTGACAGAAGATCATGTATTAAATGAATGGCAAATGAAAACACTAAAACAATTAGCCGATCCTAAACCAGTAGTATGCCACATGGCCTTCGATGAAATTCATCAACGCGGTCAAATCAAAGCATTACATCAACTCATCAATATGGGGTTTTCTAGACTTTTAACACACGGAGGGCCTTCTAACACTAATCTCTTTGATAATTTAAATCAACTAGGTAAACTTGTAGTTAATTCAGGTGGTAATATTGAAATTATGCCCGGCGGTGGATTAAATAAGGATAACGTAGAAGCTTTAATTGCTGCATTTCCTTTTCAAGAAGTTCACGGCACTAAAATCGTCTGA
- a CDS encoding M24 family metallopeptidase, translating into MKSEQIINELKKQQADAAWITTPLNIFYFTGYLSNPHERLLALLIKENGKQVLFCPQLEVEEVKASPFEGEIIGYFDTENALDKYPQTFEKLLIEAAHLTVQRQRELIEAFHVQSFGDIDQTIKDLRNVKSESEINKIKKACELADKCIEIGVDFLQEGVTERQVVNHIENAIKDYGVNEMSFDTMVLFGDHAASPHGTPGDRKLQKDEYVLFDLGVIYDNYCSDMTRTVQFGTPSEAAQNIYNIVLKAEQEAIAAIKPGVTIKEVDDIARNIIIDAGYGEYFPHRLGHGLGLEEHEYQDISSSNTNKFVPGMVVTVEPGIYVPGIAGVRIEDDILVTEDGNTSLTGYEK; encoded by the coding sequence ATGAAGTCTGAACAGATTATAAATGAATTGAAAAAACAACAAGCCGATGCGGCGTGGATTACAACACCTTTAAATATTTTTTACTTTACAGGTTATTTAAGTAATCCTCATGAACGTTTATTAGCATTATTGATTAAAGAGAATGGCAAACAAGTTCTATTCTGTCCACAATTAGAAGTAGAAGAAGTCAAAGCTTCTCCTTTTGAAGGTGAAATTATCGGTTATTTCGATACTGAGAACGCACTAGACAAGTATCCTCAAACATTTGAAAAATTATTAATTGAAGCAGCTCATTTAACTGTTCAACGTCAACGCGAATTGATAGAAGCATTTCATGTTCAATCATTTGGAGATATAGATCAAACAATTAAAGACTTGCGAAATGTAAAAAGCGAAAGTGAAATCAATAAAATTAAAAAAGCTTGCGAGCTTGCTGATAAATGTATAGAAATCGGCGTAGATTTTCTACAAGAAGGCGTTACTGAACGTCAAGTTGTAAATCATATTGAAAATGCGATTAAAGACTATGGCGTCAATGAAATGAGTTTTGACACAATGGTTCTATTCGGAGACCATGCAGCTTCTCCACACGGTACGCCTGGCGATCGTAAACTACAAAAAGATGAGTATGTCTTATTTGATTTAGGCGTCATTTATGATAACTACTGTAGTGATATGACTAGAACTGTACAATTTGGTACACCTAGTGAAGCAGCACAAAATATTTATAATATTGTTTTAAAAGCTGAACAAGAAGCAATTGCGGCAATTAAACCAGGTGTTACGATAAAAGAGGTAGATGATATCGCTCGTAACATTATCATTGATGCAGGTTATGGTGAATACTTCCCACATCGTTTAGGTCACGGATTAGGATTAGAAGAACATGAATATCAAGATATTTCAAGTTCTAATACGAATAAATTTGTTCCAGGCATGGTTGTTACAGTTGAACCAGGTATCTACGTCCCTGGTATCGCTGGTGTGCGTATCGAAGATGATATTCTAGTAACAGAAGATGGGAATACAAGTCTAACAGGATATGAAAAATGA
- a CDS encoding metal-dependent hydrolase, protein MKLSFHGQSTIYFESNGKKVIVDPFINGNDQSDLDVNKLEVDYIILTHGHSDHFGDTVELANKNNATVVSSVEITNYVTLNKGVENARPMNIGGKTDFEFGSVKFVQAFHSSSLTNDDGISIYLGMPMGVILEVEGKTIYHTGDTGLFSDMKLIAERHPVDVCFLPIGDNFTMGIDDASYAINEFIKPQITVPVHYNTFELIEQDPQQFKDAVTVGEVQILNPGEEVKF, encoded by the coding sequence ATGAAATTATCATTTCATGGACAATCAACAATTTATTTTGAATCTAATGGAAAGAAAGTAATCGTAGATCCATTTATTAACGGAAATGATCAATCTGATCTAGATGTTAATAAGTTAGAAGTTGATTATATCATTTTAACACATGGTCACAGTGATCATTTTGGCGATACTGTAGAATTAGCAAATAAAAATAATGCCACAGTAGTAAGTTCTGTTGAAATAACAAATTACGTAACGTTAAATAAAGGTGTAGAGAATGCAAGACCAATGAATATTGGTGGTAAAACAGATTTTGAGTTTGGTTCAGTAAAATTTGTTCAAGCCTTTCATAGTTCTAGTTTAACCAATGATGATGGTATTTCAATTTATCTAGGTATGCCAATGGGAGTTATTCTAGAAGTTGAAGGTAAAACAATATATCATACCGGTGACACAGGATTGTTTAGTGATATGAAGTTAATTGCAGAGCGTCATCCGGTTGACGTGTGTTTCTTACCGATTGGAGATAATTTTACAATGGGGATTGATGATGCGAGTTACGCGATTAATGAATTTATTAAACCGCAAATCACAGTACCTGTACATTACAATACATTTGAGTTAATTGAACAAGATCCTCAACAATTTAAAGATGCTGTAACAGTGGGAGAGGTGCAAATCCTTAATCCTGGCGAGGAAGTTAAATTTTAA
- a CDS encoding universal stress protein, protein MFKNILLGVDTTLKNEKALKQVSKLAGEGTVVTILNAISEQDAQTSIKSGVHLDKLIEKRSEGLRSTREALDEYGIEYDEIIVRGNAKVELLKHANSGKYEIVVLSNRKAEDKKKFVLGSVSHKVAKRASIPVLIVK, encoded by the coding sequence ATGTTCAAAAATATTTTACTTGGTGTTGATACAACACTTAAAAATGAAAAAGCACTTAAACAAGTATCAAAATTAGCAGGTGAAGGTACTGTTGTCACTATACTAAACGCAATTAGTGAACAAGATGCGCAGACATCAATCAAATCAGGTGTACATTTAGATAAATTGATTGAAAAACGTAGTGAAGGTCTTCGAAGTACTCGTGAAGCATTAGATGAATATGGTATCGAATACGATGAAATTATTGTACGCGGTAATGCTAAAGTAGAATTGCTTAAGCATGCAAATAGTGGTAAATATGAAATTGTCGTACTTAGTAACCGTAAAGCTGAAGACAAGAAAAAATTTGTCTTAGGTAGTGTCAGTCATAAGGTTGCTAAAAGAGCAAGCATCCCAGTACTCATAGTAAAATAA
- a CDS encoding DRTGG domain-containing protein yields the protein MTKHEQILSYIESLAVGQKISVRKIAKDLGVSEGTAYRAIKDAGQIGLVATIDRVGTVRIEKKSREQIEQLTFGEVVKIIDGQVLGGRNGLIKTLTKFAIGAMEIEDVVKYLSTHTLLIVGNRKDVQLAALKRGSAVLITGGFSTSNEIIKYADEHDLPILSSNYDTYLVANIINRAMYDQMIRKEILVVEDIVKSVNEHTVIFDNMTLNDYKKKARETGHSRFPVIDAQWKLVGIVTSKEIIKMDEKDTIAQFMTKAPINVQLTTTVANCAHMMIWEGIELLPVTTPSKKLVGVITRKDVLTAMQLLSRQPQVGETINDQIAKHITIANDGIQVQITPLLTNQFGTLSKAVFVAIIEETVRYEIRKLKKLEVMIESLNIIYIKTVQIESEIDVHYDMLDVGRNFAKLEITMSSNGQQVAKAMIICQMID from the coding sequence ATGACGAAGCATGAGCAAATTTTATCATATATAGAATCTCTAGCAGTCGGACAAAAAATTTCTGTTAGAAAGATAGCGAAAGATTTAGGCGTATCTGAAGGAACGGCTTATCGAGCTATCAAAGATGCTGGACAAATAGGGTTAGTCGCAACCATTGACCGTGTAGGTACTGTTCGTATTGAAAAGAAATCGAGAGAACAAATTGAACAATTAACTTTTGGTGAAGTAGTAAAGATTATTGATGGTCAAGTACTAGGGGGAAGAAATGGATTAATTAAGACCCTCACAAAATTTGCAATCGGTGCGATGGAAATCGAAGATGTAGTTAAATATTTGAGTACACATACTTTACTAATAGTAGGTAATCGTAAAGATGTTCAATTGGCTGCTTTAAAACGAGGTAGCGCTGTTTTGATCACAGGTGGCTTTAGTACTTCTAATGAAATTATAAAATATGCAGATGAGCATGATTTACCAATATTATCTTCGAATTATGATACATATCTAGTAGCTAATATTATTAATAGAGCTATGTATGATCAAATGATTCGAAAAGAAATATTAGTTGTTGAAGATATAGTCAAATCGGTAAATGAACATACGGTTATTTTTGATAACATGACATTAAATGATTACAAGAAAAAAGCAAGAGAAACTGGTCATTCAAGGTTTCCTGTTATTGATGCTCAATGGAAGCTAGTAGGCATTGTTACAAGTAAAGAAATTATAAAAATGGATGAAAAGGATACCATTGCACAATTTATGACCAAAGCACCAATTAATGTACAGTTAACAACGACTGTAGCAAATTGTGCTCATATGATGATTTGGGAAGGTATAGAGCTTTTGCCAGTCACTACGCCAAGTAAAAAACTAGTCGGTGTAATCACGCGTAAAGACGTCCTGACAGCAATGCAACTCTTAAGTCGTCAACCACAAGTGGGAGAAACAATTAATGATCAAATAGCAAAGCACATCACGATTGCAAATGATGGTATTCAAGTGCAGATTACGCCACTCTTAACTAATCAGTTTGGAACGTTAAGTAAGGCAGTGTTCGTTGCAATTATAGAAGAAACAGTACGATACGAAATAAGAAAGTTAAAAAAACTTGAAGTAATGATTGAAAGTTTGAACATTATATATATTAAAACAGTGCAAATAGAGTCTGAAATTGATGTACATTATGATATGTTAGATGTAGGTAGAAATTTTGCAAAATTAGAAATAACAATGTCTAGTAACGGACAGCAAGTAGCGAAAGCAATGATTATTTGTCAGATGATAGACTAG
- a CDS encoding DHH family phosphoesterase produces MTKEFNQIMTAINEKETIIIHRHVRPDPDAYGSQLGLKSYLQLKFPNKNIYAVGEAEPSLDFIGTFDDVTDTQYNDALVIVCDTANSPRISDSRFSQGQSLIKIDHHPGVDQYGDINFVNTEASSTSEIIFDFINHFNDLSIIDASVARLLYLGIVGDTGRFLFNNTTPHTLEAASELLKYPFNHNEELNKLGEKDPKLLPFQGYVLQNFDLNDKGFCKVIITKDVLEKFDIAANEASLFVNAIADIQGLKIWVFGVDEGSEIRCRIRSKGIIINDIASDFGGGGHPNASGVSVENWEQFNHLAAALNNKL; encoded by the coding sequence ATGACTAAAGAATTTAATCAAATTATGACTGCAATAAATGAAAAAGAAACAATTATTATACATAGACATGTAAGACCTGATCCCGATGCTTACGGTTCTCAACTTGGATTAAAAAGCTATCTACAATTGAAATTTCCAAACAAAAATATTTATGCTGTAGGCGAGGCGGAACCTTCATTAGATTTCATTGGTACATTTGATGATGTAACAGATACACAGTACAATGATGCGTTAGTTATTGTTTGTGATACCGCTAATTCCCCAAGAATCAGTGATTCAAGATTTAGTCAGGGACAATCATTGATTAAAATTGATCACCATCCTGGAGTTGATCAATATGGTGATATTAATTTTGTTAATACGGAAGCGTCTTCTACAAGTGAGATTATTTTTGATTTCATCAATCACTTTAATGATTTATCAATTATTGATGCTTCAGTAGCTCGCTTATTATATCTTGGCATTGTTGGGGATACAGGACGATTCTTATTTAACAATACAACCCCACATACATTAGAAGCAGCAAGCGAGCTACTTAAATACCCATTTAATCATAATGAAGAATTAAACAAACTTGGAGAAAAAGATCCTAAGTTACTTCCTTTCCAAGGATATGTACTACAAAATTTTGATTTAAATGATAAAGGATTCTGTAAGGTAATTATTACAAAAGATGTTCTTGAAAAATTTGATATAGCGGCTAACGAAGCATCTCTTTTTGTAAATGCAATTGCTGATATTCAAGGTCTCAAAATATGGGTCTTTGGTGTGGATGAAGGTTCAGAAATTAGATGTAGAATTCGTTCGAAAGGTATTATAATCAATGATATTGCGAGTGATTTTGGTGGTGGCGGACACCCGAATGCATCAGGCGTTTCTGTTGAAAACTGGGAACAATTTAATCATTTAGCAGCAGCATTAAATAATAAATTGTAA